GGATCAATACCGCCATCGTCGCTTCCGGCCAGGGCATCGGCTTTGCCATCCCGATCAACCTGGCCCGGCTGATCGCCGATCAGCTGATCGAAAAGGGCGAAGTCACCCGTGGCTGGCTGGGCGTGAGCATCCAGCCGCTGACGCCGGAGCTGGCCGAATCGTTCGGCCTCGACAATGTCTCCGGAGCGCTGGTCAACCAGGTGCTCGCCGGCTCTCCCGCCGAAAAGGCCGGGGTGAAACGCGGCGACGTGCTGCTCACCTACGACGGAAAACCCGTTCGCGGGGTGCGCGAGCTGCAGCTGCTGGTGGCGAGCACGCCAGCCGGCAGCAAGGTCGAGCTGGTGCTGCTGCGCCAGGGCAAGCGCCTGGCTCTGCCGGTGACCATTGTCGCCCAGCAGCCGCCGGCGGCTGCCGCGGCGGCTCCGAGCCAGGAGCAGGGGAAGCGGCAGGGGCTCGGACTGACCGTGGTGCCGGCCGCCGGGGGGGCGGGGGTGCAGGTGGAGACGGTCGACCCCGATTCAGCCGCCGCTGCCGCCGGCGTGCGTCCCGGCGATGTCATCCTGGCGATCAACCAGCAGGAAGTGAACGATCTCGCTGCCTTCCGGCAGGCGGCCGAGAAAGCTGGAAGGCAAAGGAACGTAGTCCTGCTTGTCCGCCGCGGGGAGACCACGCTCTATCTGGCGTTCCCCGTGCGCTGAGGGCGCCGGCACCGGCTCGGCCATTACTGAAAACACAGACGGACATTATTTCCAGTTTACAGGGAGGAACCATGGCCAGGCTGGTGGATAATCCAGACCTTGCTTTCCGGCTGGCGCGGGCAATCGTCTCGGACATTGCCCTCTACAACCAGGAGAAGGTGAAGGAAGGGATCAAGAACGACAGCATCTTCGATGTGCTGGCCGACGAACTGCGGGAAGGGCGGGAGCACTTCAATACCAGGGTGTCGCCCGAGCTCGCCAACCGTGACCATCTCTATGATCGCGCCATCGTCGACGTGATGATCAAACAGGCCGGCAAGATCGAGAGTTCCATCTGGTAGATGGAGGAAATCCGCCGATTCACTTTTGAACCGGGCCGCTCTGCCGAGCGGCTCGACCGTTTTCTCGCCGACAGTCTGCCGGAGCTGACCCGCTCACAGGTCAAGAAGCTGATCGATGACGGCCGGGTGCTGCTGCGCGGGTCCCCCGCCAAGGCGGGCGAAAAGCTGAAAGGAGGGGAGGCTCTGGCCGTCACGCTGCCGGAGGCGGTCCCCGCCGAGGCCCTCCCCGAGGAGATTCCCCTCCGTATCCTCTACGAGGATCGACACCTGGTGGTCATCGACAAGCCGGCCGGCATGGTCGTCCATCCCGCCCCCGGCCACCAGGGGGGGACCCTGGTGAACGCGCTGCTGCACCACTGCCGGGACCTCGCCGGCATTGGCGGCGAGTTGCGCCCCGGCATCGTTCATCGCCTCGACAAGGATACCTCCGGGGTCATGGTGGCGGCCAAGGACGACGCGGCGCTGGGCGCCCTGGCCCGGCAGTTCAAGGCGCACAGCATCAACCGGCGCTACCTCGCTCTGGTGCACGGTCTGCTGCCGGCCGACCGGGGGACGGTCGACAGGCCGATCGGCCGGCATACCACCGAGCGCAAGAAAATGAGCGGCAAGACCCGATCCGGCCGGCGCGCGGTCACCCACTGGCGGGTGCTGCGCCGCTTCGAACAGGAGCGGCTGACCCTGGTGGAACTGACCCTGGAGACCGGCCGCACGCACCAGATCCGCGTGCACTTCTCGGAGATGAGCCATCCCGTCGTCGGCGATCCGGTCTACGGCTCCAGCGGCCGTACCCAGGCCCTGACCGATCCGGCCCTGCGCCAGCGGCTGCTCTCGCTGCACCGCCAGGCGCTGCATGCCCGGGTCCTCGGCTTCATCCACCCGGCCACCGGCACCTACATGGAATTCGAGAGTCCGGTGCCGGAAGACCTGCGGGCGATTCTCGATTATCTTGAAACCAAATATCGGCTAAAGGCTGATGGCTAAAGGCTAAGGGGTTTTCCCTTTTGCCTCGGGCCTTTTGCCTGGCGCCCGAACACGGAGTGTTCCATGAAACTCGCACGTCAAGGCAAGATCAACTACCTGCAGCCCGCCTGGGCTCAGGAGGGCACCGTCCAGGCCGGCTTCACCACCCGAAACGGCGGCGTCAGCCGGCCCCCCTATAATTCCCTCAACCTCGGCTACAATACCGATGACCCGCGGCACAACGTGGAGGCGAACCGCTCTACCCTGGCCCGCGCCTTCGACATCGACCCGCGCCTTCTGCTGACCGTGCAGCAAGTGCACGGCACCGATATCCTGCTGATCGACGAGCCCAACCCCGATCTTTCCCACTTCCTCGGTGTCGAGTGCGATGCCGTCATCACCGACCGGCCCGGCATCATGATCGGCATCCTGGTGGCGGACTGTTTTCCGGTCCTGCTCTTCGACCCTGCCCGCAGAGTCGCAGCCTCCGTCCATGTCGGCTGGCGGGGAGCGGCGGCGGGACTTCTCGGGAAGACGGTAAAGGCGATGCAGAACAGCTTCGGCTGCCGGCCGGAGCAGATTGCCGCGGCGGTCGGCCCCGGCATCGGCGCGCATCATTACGAAGTCGACCGGCCGGTGCGCGATGCGTTCCGCATCGGCGCCGGCGATTGGGAAAAGATCGCCGCTGAAGTGGCGCTCGGCAAGTGGCATCTCGATCTCAAGCGCAGCTGCCAACTGCAGCTGGAGACGGCCGGCCTCGATCCGGCCCGTATCGAGGTAGCGGCCGAATGCACCTGCTGCCACAAGGAGCTGTTCTTCTCCTACCGTCGGGACAGCGGCAAAACCGGGCGGCAGATCGGCTTCATCAAGATGGGCGCATGAGCGGCAAGTCGACCCGGCTGACCGGCGGCACCGGCTGGGGGATCACCCGGGAATGCCCCGGCTGCGGTCGCCCGCAAACCGCCTGCAACTGCCCGGCGACCGCTGCCGTCGCGCTGCCGCCCGCAAAACAGCTCGCCCGTCTGCGCTTGGAGAGACGCTGCGGCAAGTCGGTTACGGTGGTGGCCGGGCTGGTGCTGTCCGAAGCCGAGCTGAAAGGCTTGCTCAAGGAGCTCAAGGCCCGTTGCGGCGCCGGCGGAACAGCCAAGGATGGCGATCTCGAAATTCAGGGGGACCAGCGCGAGAGCGTGCGGGACTTCCTGACCGCGAAGGGTTTCCGCTGCAAGGGGGGGTGAGGAGTGTTCTGCTCAATCGTGGCAGCTGCTTGCCGCTGCCGAGCAATGTTGTCAGCCTGGAGCCGGGGAGGTCGGGGCTCCGCATTTTCATGCCGCCGGCCGGCCTGGCGTGAGAATTTTGTGAGACCCTGCATAGTATACCTGTCAGCGAACAAAGGTGTTCGGGGCTCCAGGGGGCATGCATCGAATTGTCGGGTGGGGGAGCCGAAGGACCTTTTTTACCTTTACCAGCAGTACATCAACTCTCACGACAAGAGCAAAACCAGGGCAACCTGGCGACGCAGAGTCACGGGCCCGCCGACGCAGCAGCGAAAGCGGGCAGCCGAGCCGCCGAAGAGAGTCTTGATATCCTGGGAGACTGGCAGGATGAAATTATTTCCGCCCGGTTAAGGATATTAACGCCCGTCTGCGCTCGGCAGGCGGGCGTTTTCATTTTAATGCAGCGGGGGGTTCTGGATGGCGGCCCAGGGCATGGTTCGATTCGGCAGGAACGGAATGGCGGGCGTGGCGCTGCTTTTCGCCTTGTTGCCGGCAAATGCCACGGCGGCAGCCGAGCGGGCGGAAGCCCGGGTGCAACTGGCCTCTCTCGGCAGTGAACTGCCGGAGTTGACGCTGCCCGAGCTGATGGACCTGGAGGTCACCTCGGCCGCCGGCAAGGAGCAGAAACTTGCGGAGACCGCCGCCGCCATCTTCGTCATCACCCGGGAGGATATTCGCCGCTCGGGGGTGACCAGTATTCCGGAGGCTCTGCGGATGGTGCCGGGGCTGACGGTGGCGCGGATCGACGCCAACAAGTGGGCGATCAGCTCCCGCAGTTTCAACAGCCGTTATGCCAACAAGCTTCTGGTGCTGATGGATGGCCGCAGCGTCATCAACACCATCTTCCCGTCGAC
This DNA window, taken from Desulfuromonadales bacterium, encodes the following:
- a CDS encoding RluA family pseudouridine synthase, which produces MEEIRRFTFEPGRSAERLDRFLADSLPELTRSQVKKLIDDGRVLLRGSPAKAGEKLKGGEALAVTLPEAVPAEALPEEIPLRILYEDRHLVVIDKPAGMVVHPAPGHQGGTLVNALLHHCRDLAGIGGELRPGIVHRLDKDTSGVMVAAKDDAALGALARQFKAHSINRRYLALVHGLLPADRGTVDRPIGRHTTERKKMSGKTRSGRRAVTHWRVLRRFEQERLTLVELTLETGRTHQIRVHFSEMSHPVVGDPVYGSSGRTQALTDPALRQRLLSLHRQALHARVLGFIHPATGTYMEFESPVPEDLRAILDYLETKYRLKADG
- the pgeF gene encoding peptidoglycan editing factor PgeF; translated protein: MKLARQGKINYLQPAWAQEGTVQAGFTTRNGGVSRPPYNSLNLGYNTDDPRHNVEANRSTLARAFDIDPRLLLTVQQVHGTDILLIDEPNPDLSHFLGVECDAVITDRPGIMIGILVADCFPVLLFDPARRVAASVHVGWRGAAAGLLGKTVKAMQNSFGCRPEQIAAAVGPGIGAHHYEVDRPVRDAFRIGAGDWEKIAAEVALGKWHLDLKRSCQLQLETAGLDPARIEVAAECTCCHKELFFSYRRDSGKTGRQIGFIKMGA
- a CDS encoding translation initiation factor, translating into MSGKSTRLTGGTGWGITRECPGCGRPQTACNCPATAAVALPPAKQLARLRLERRCGKSVTVVAGLVLSEAELKGLLKELKARCGAGGTAKDGDLEIQGDQRESVRDFLTAKGFRCKGG